TGGATCGTCGAGGACGCCCGCCGCTACGTGCAGCGCGAGGTGCGGCGCGGTTCGAAGTACGACGGCATCATCCTGGACCCGCCCAAGTACGGCCGCGGACCCGACGGCCAGGTGTGGCGGCTGTTCGAGGACCTGCCTGAACTTGCCGGGCTATGCGCTGAACTTCTTTCGGAAAACGCCTCGTTCCTGATCCTCAACGCCTATGCCGAGCGGATCTCGGGCGCGGCGCTGTCGGGCCTGCTGGCTGAGAAGCTCGCGGGCCGCGGCGGGCGGATCGACTGGGGCGAGCTGGCGCTGGTGGAGGACGGCGGGGATCGGCAGGTCGGCATGAGCTTCTACGGGCGCTGGTCGCGATGAGGGCCGTCACCTCGCTGACCAACCCCACGGTCAAGGCGGTCCGCGCTCTTCACCTGCGCAAGGACCGCGACGAGACCGGCCTGTTCCTGGCCGAGGGCCTGAAGCACGTCACCGAGGGCGTCGAGCTGGGCCACGCGCCGCGCATCCTGATGTACGGCCCGGAGGCGGCCAGCCATCCGCTGCTGCGCAAGGCGGCGGACGCGACGCGGCGGGCCGGCGGCGAGGTCATCGAGGTGACCCAGGAGATCCTGGCCAAGGTGTCCCGGCGCGACAATCCGCAAGCGGTGGTCGGCGTGTTCCCGCAGGTCTACCGGCCGCTGTCCGAGATCGACCCGAAGGCCGCCGACTGCTGGGTGGCGCTGCACCGAGTGCGCGATCCGGGCAACCTGGGGACCATCGTGCGCACCGCGGACGCGGCGGGCTGCGGCGGGGTGATCCTGGTGGGCGAGTGCTGCGATCCCTATTCGGTCGAGGCGGTGCGCGCGACGATGGGCTCGGTGTTCGCCGTGCCGCTCAGCCGCTGCGGCGAGGCCGAGTTCGCGGCCTGGCGGAAGGGCTGGCCGGGCTCGGTGGTGGGCACCCTGCTGAGCGCCACGCACAGCCACGCGAGCGCCGACTACCGCAAGCCCGCCCTGATCTTGATGGGCAACGAGCAGCAGGGGCTGACGCCGGAGATGGCCGCCCTGCCCGACCTGAACGTGAAGATTCCCATGCGCGGCCGGGCCGACAGCCTGAACCTGTCGGTGGCGACGGGGATCATGATCTACGCTGCGACCAGCTGAGGCGTGTCACAAGGGCGGGGGACCGCACGTCCTTGCGACGTATCGAGAGAAGGACCCCTCCCCC
The Phenylobacterium zucineum HLK1 genome window above contains:
- a CDS encoding TrmH family RNA methyltransferase, giving the protein MRAVTSLTNPTVKAVRALHLRKDRDETGLFLAEGLKHVTEGVELGHAPRILMYGPEAASHPLLRKAADATRRAGGEVIEVTQEILAKVSRRDNPQAVVGVFPQVYRPLSEIDPKAADCWVALHRVRDPGNLGTIVRTADAAGCGGVILVGECCDPYSVEAVRATMGSVFAVPLSRCGEAEFAAWRKGWPGSVVGTLLSATHSHASADYRKPALILMGNEQQGLTPEMAALPDLNVKIPMRGRADSLNLSVATGIMIYAATS